The following proteins are encoded in a genomic region of Maylandia zebra isolate NMK-2024a linkage group LG1, Mzebra_GT3a, whole genome shotgun sequence:
- the LOC101479414 gene encoding calcium-transporting ATPase type 2C member 1 isoform X1, with translation MQKKRELLLSEGEPSSEDETMVPVLTSRKASELPVNEVACVLQADLQLGLTQEEVRRRRAYHGWNEFDISEDEPLWRKYLSQFKDPLILLLLASAVISIIMHQFDDAISITVAIIIVVTVAFVQEYRSEKSLEELGKLVPPECHCVREGNLEHLLARELVPGDTVCLSVGEKVPADLRLFEATDLSVDESSLTGETTPCTKSTAHQPASTNGDIASRSNIAFMGTLVRYGKAKGIVIGTGENSEFGEVFKMMQAEEAPKTPLQKSMDLLGKQLSLYSFCIIGVIMLVGWLQGKSLLDMFTIGVSLAVAAIPEGLPIVVTVTLALGVMRMVKKRAIIKKLPIVETLGCCNVICSDKTGTLTKNEMTVTQLFTSDGQHAEVTGVGYNGQGEVLLNGEVIHGFSCQSISKIVEVGCVCNDSIIRNHNVLGRPTEGALIALAMKVGLEGLQREYVRVEEHPFSSEKKWMAVRCVHRTQQDKAGVYFMKGAYEQVIRFCSSYNSRGSALPLNHQQVELYQQQISYMGSGGLRVLAFASGSEMGKLTFLGLVGIIDPPRSGVKEAVGMLISSGVTIKMITGDSQETAMSIASRIGLFSKGGQSLSGEEVDQLDLQQLSQIISKISVFYRASPRHKLKIVKSLQNNGAVVAMTGDGVNDAVALKAADIGVAMGQTGTDVCKEAADMILVDDDFQTIMSAIEEGKGIYNNIKNFVCFQLSTSIAALTLISLATLMNFPNPLNAMQILWINIIMDGPPAQSLGVEPVDRDIIRKPPRNVGDSIITRSLIVKVLVSAFIIVCGTLYVFWRELQDNVITPRDTTMTFTCFVFFDMFNALSSRSQTRMVHEMGLCSNRTFCFAVLASIMGQLLVIYFPPLQSVFQTESLSVLDLVFLVSLTSSVCAVSEVIKKVERWRGVEKSPPSDFFHEV, from the exons ctttcCGAAGGAGAACCCTCCAGTGAAGATGAGACCATGGTCCCAGTACTGACGTCCAGAAAAGCCAGTGAACTGCCCGTCAATGAAGTAGCATGTGTCCTGCAG GCCGACCTGCAGCTGGGTTTGACCCAGGAGGAGGTGAGGCGGCGGAGGGCGTACCACGGCTGGAACGAGTTCGACATCAGCGAGGACGAGCCGCTGTGGAGGAAGTACCTGTCACAG tTCAAAGATCCGCTCATCCTGCTGTTGCTGGCGTCGGCGGTCATCAGCATCATCATGCACCAGTTCGATGACGCCATCAGCATCACAGTG GCCATCATCATCGTAGTGACGGTCGCCTTCGTCCAG GAGTATCGCTCAGAGAAATCTTTGGAGGAGTTGGGGAAGCTCGTCCCTCCAGAATGTCACTG TGTCAGGGAGGGGAACCTGGAGCACCTGCTGGCCAGAGAGCTCGTTCCCGGAGACACCGTCTGCCTGTCGGTGGGGGAGAAGGTCCCGGCTGACCTCCGTCTCTTCGAG GCGACAGACCTGTCAGTGGATGAGTCCAGTCTGACGGGGGAGACCACGCCCTGCACCAAGTCCACCGCCCACCAGCCAGCATCCACCAACGGAGACATCGCCTCCCGCAGCAACATCGCCTTCATGGGGACGCTGGTGCGCTACGGCAAAGCCAAG GGCATCGTCATTGGAACCGGAGAGAACTCTGAGTTCGGGGAGGTGTTCAAGATGATGCAGGCAGAGGAG GCTCCTAAAACTCCTCTGCAGAAGAGCATGGACCTGCTGGGGAAGCAGCTGTCGCTTTATTCCTTCTGCATCATCG GCGTCATCATGCTGGTGGGCTGGCTGCAGGGCAAGAGTCTCCTGGACATGTTCACCATCGGTGTCAG tCTGGCTGTGGCTGCCATCCCAGAGGGCTTACCCATCGTGGTGACGGTGACGCTGGCGCTCGGCGTGATGCGGATGGTGAAGAAAAGAGCGATCATCAAGAAACTTCCCATCGTGGAAACTCTGG GCTGCTGTAATGTGATCTGCTCGGACAAAACGGGGACGCTGACCAAGAACGAGATGACGGTCACTCAGCTGTTCACGTCAGACGGACAGCACGCTGAG GTCACCGGCGTCGGCTATAACGGGCAGGGGGAAGTTCTGCTGAACGGAGAGGTGATCCACGGCTTCTCGTGTCAGTCCATCAGCAAAATTGTGGAG GTCGGCTGTGTGTGCAACGACTCCATCATCAGGAATCACAACGTGCTGGGACGGCCCACAGAAGGAGCGCTCATCGCCCTCGCCATGAAG GTGGGGCTGGAGGGTCTGCAGCGCGAGTACGTGCGGGTGGAGGAGCATCCGTTCAGCTCGGAGAAGAAGTGGATGGCCGTGCGCTGCGTTCACCGCACGCAGCAG GACAAAGCTGGAGTTTACTTCATGAAGGGCGCGTACGAGCAGGTGATTCGCTTCTGCAGCTCCTACAACAGCAGAGGCAGCGCGCTCCCCCTGAACcaccagcaggtggagctgtacCAGCAGCAGATCAGCTACATGGGCTCAGGCGGGCTCAGAG tgctGGCGTTCGCGTCGGGCTCTGAGATGGGGAAGCTGACCTTCCTGGGTTTGGTGGGCATCATCGACCCTCCAAGGTCAGGGGTCAAAGAGGCCGTGGGCATGCTCATCAGCTCCGGAGTCACCATCAAGATGATCACCGGAGACTCCCAGGAGACGGCCATGTCTATAG ccaGTCGCATCGGCCTCTTCTCTAAAGGGGGGCAGAGTTTGtctggggaggaggtggatcagCTGGACCTGCAGCAGCTGTCGCAGATCATCTCCAAA ATTTCCGTGTTTTATCGCGCCAGCCCGCGACACAAGCTGAAGATCGTCAAG TCCCTGCAGAACAACGGCGCCGTGGTGGCCATGACGGGTGACGGGGTGAATGACGCCGTGGCTCTGAAGGCCGCTGACATCGGTGTTGCGATGGGCCAGACGGGCACTGACGTCTGCAAGGAGGCAGCCGACATGATCCTGGTGGACGACGACTTCCAGACCATCAT gTCGGCCATCGAGGAGGGAAAAGGAATTTACAACAACATCAAAAACTTTGTTTGCTTCCAGCTGAGCAC GAGCATTGCGGCACTCACCCTCATCTCCTTGGCGACGCTGATGAACTTCCCCAACCCGCTGAACGCCATGCAGATCCTGTGGATCAACATCATCATGGACGGACCGCCGGCTCAGAG TTTGGGGGTGGAGCCTGTGGACCGCGACATCATCAGGAAGCCTCCTCGCAACGTCGGAGACAGCATCATCACCCGCAGCCTGATTGTCAAAGTGCTCGTGTCGGCATTCATCATCGTCTGCGGGACGCTTTACGTCTTCTGGAGAGAG TTGCAGGACAACGTGATCACTCCTCGAGACACCACCATGACCTTCACCTGCTTCGTGTTCTTCGACATGTTCAACGCTCTGAGCTCCAGATCGCAG ACCCGGATGGTCCACGAGATGGGGCTGTGCAGCAACCGCACGTTCTGTTTCGCCGTCCTGGCCTCCATCATGGGGCAGCTGCTCGTCATCTACTTCCCTCCTCTGCAGAGCGTCTTCCAGACGGAGAGTCTCAGCGTCCTCG ACCTCGTCTTCCTCGTGTCCCTCACCTCCTCCGTCTGCGCCGTATCTGAGGTCATCAAGAAGGTGGAGAGGTGGAGAGGGGTGGAGAAGAGCCCCCCCTCTGACTTCTTCCACGAAGTATGA
- the LOC101479414 gene encoding calcium-transporting ATPase type 2C member 1 isoform X2, with the protein MVPVLTSRKASELPVNEVACVLQADLQLGLTQEEVRRRRAYHGWNEFDISEDEPLWRKYLSQFKDPLILLLLASAVISIIMHQFDDAISITVAIIIVVTVAFVQEYRSEKSLEELGKLVPPECHCVREGNLEHLLARELVPGDTVCLSVGEKVPADLRLFEATDLSVDESSLTGETTPCTKSTAHQPASTNGDIASRSNIAFMGTLVRYGKAKGIVIGTGENSEFGEVFKMMQAEEAPKTPLQKSMDLLGKQLSLYSFCIIGVIMLVGWLQGKSLLDMFTIGVSLAVAAIPEGLPIVVTVTLALGVMRMVKKRAIIKKLPIVETLGCCNVICSDKTGTLTKNEMTVTQLFTSDGQHAEVTGVGYNGQGEVLLNGEVIHGFSCQSISKIVEVGCVCNDSIIRNHNVLGRPTEGALIALAMKVGLEGLQREYVRVEEHPFSSEKKWMAVRCVHRTQQDKAGVYFMKGAYEQVIRFCSSYNSRGSALPLNHQQVELYQQQISYMGSGGLRVLAFASGSEMGKLTFLGLVGIIDPPRSGVKEAVGMLISSGVTIKMITGDSQETAMSIASRIGLFSKGGQSLSGEEVDQLDLQQLSQIISKISVFYRASPRHKLKIVKSLQNNGAVVAMTGDGVNDAVALKAADIGVAMGQTGTDVCKEAADMILVDDDFQTIMSAIEEGKGIYNNIKNFVCFQLSTSIAALTLISLATLMNFPNPLNAMQILWINIIMDGPPAQSLGVEPVDRDIIRKPPRNVGDSIITRSLIVKVLVSAFIIVCGTLYVFWRELQDNVITPRDTTMTFTCFVFFDMFNALSSRSQTRMVHEMGLCSNRTFCFAVLASIMGQLLVIYFPPLQSVFQTESLSVLDLVFLVSLTSSVCAVSEVIKKVERWRGVEKSPPSDFFHEV; encoded by the exons ATGGTCCCAGTACTGACGTCCAGAAAAGCCAGTGAACTGCCCGTCAATGAAGTAGCATGTGTCCTGCAG GCCGACCTGCAGCTGGGTTTGACCCAGGAGGAGGTGAGGCGGCGGAGGGCGTACCACGGCTGGAACGAGTTCGACATCAGCGAGGACGAGCCGCTGTGGAGGAAGTACCTGTCACAG tTCAAAGATCCGCTCATCCTGCTGTTGCTGGCGTCGGCGGTCATCAGCATCATCATGCACCAGTTCGATGACGCCATCAGCATCACAGTG GCCATCATCATCGTAGTGACGGTCGCCTTCGTCCAG GAGTATCGCTCAGAGAAATCTTTGGAGGAGTTGGGGAAGCTCGTCCCTCCAGAATGTCACTG TGTCAGGGAGGGGAACCTGGAGCACCTGCTGGCCAGAGAGCTCGTTCCCGGAGACACCGTCTGCCTGTCGGTGGGGGAGAAGGTCCCGGCTGACCTCCGTCTCTTCGAG GCGACAGACCTGTCAGTGGATGAGTCCAGTCTGACGGGGGAGACCACGCCCTGCACCAAGTCCACCGCCCACCAGCCAGCATCCACCAACGGAGACATCGCCTCCCGCAGCAACATCGCCTTCATGGGGACGCTGGTGCGCTACGGCAAAGCCAAG GGCATCGTCATTGGAACCGGAGAGAACTCTGAGTTCGGGGAGGTGTTCAAGATGATGCAGGCAGAGGAG GCTCCTAAAACTCCTCTGCAGAAGAGCATGGACCTGCTGGGGAAGCAGCTGTCGCTTTATTCCTTCTGCATCATCG GCGTCATCATGCTGGTGGGCTGGCTGCAGGGCAAGAGTCTCCTGGACATGTTCACCATCGGTGTCAG tCTGGCTGTGGCTGCCATCCCAGAGGGCTTACCCATCGTGGTGACGGTGACGCTGGCGCTCGGCGTGATGCGGATGGTGAAGAAAAGAGCGATCATCAAGAAACTTCCCATCGTGGAAACTCTGG GCTGCTGTAATGTGATCTGCTCGGACAAAACGGGGACGCTGACCAAGAACGAGATGACGGTCACTCAGCTGTTCACGTCAGACGGACAGCACGCTGAG GTCACCGGCGTCGGCTATAACGGGCAGGGGGAAGTTCTGCTGAACGGAGAGGTGATCCACGGCTTCTCGTGTCAGTCCATCAGCAAAATTGTGGAG GTCGGCTGTGTGTGCAACGACTCCATCATCAGGAATCACAACGTGCTGGGACGGCCCACAGAAGGAGCGCTCATCGCCCTCGCCATGAAG GTGGGGCTGGAGGGTCTGCAGCGCGAGTACGTGCGGGTGGAGGAGCATCCGTTCAGCTCGGAGAAGAAGTGGATGGCCGTGCGCTGCGTTCACCGCACGCAGCAG GACAAAGCTGGAGTTTACTTCATGAAGGGCGCGTACGAGCAGGTGATTCGCTTCTGCAGCTCCTACAACAGCAGAGGCAGCGCGCTCCCCCTGAACcaccagcaggtggagctgtacCAGCAGCAGATCAGCTACATGGGCTCAGGCGGGCTCAGAG tgctGGCGTTCGCGTCGGGCTCTGAGATGGGGAAGCTGACCTTCCTGGGTTTGGTGGGCATCATCGACCCTCCAAGGTCAGGGGTCAAAGAGGCCGTGGGCATGCTCATCAGCTCCGGAGTCACCATCAAGATGATCACCGGAGACTCCCAGGAGACGGCCATGTCTATAG ccaGTCGCATCGGCCTCTTCTCTAAAGGGGGGCAGAGTTTGtctggggaggaggtggatcagCTGGACCTGCAGCAGCTGTCGCAGATCATCTCCAAA ATTTCCGTGTTTTATCGCGCCAGCCCGCGACACAAGCTGAAGATCGTCAAG TCCCTGCAGAACAACGGCGCCGTGGTGGCCATGACGGGTGACGGGGTGAATGACGCCGTGGCTCTGAAGGCCGCTGACATCGGTGTTGCGATGGGCCAGACGGGCACTGACGTCTGCAAGGAGGCAGCCGACATGATCCTGGTGGACGACGACTTCCAGACCATCAT gTCGGCCATCGAGGAGGGAAAAGGAATTTACAACAACATCAAAAACTTTGTTTGCTTCCAGCTGAGCAC GAGCATTGCGGCACTCACCCTCATCTCCTTGGCGACGCTGATGAACTTCCCCAACCCGCTGAACGCCATGCAGATCCTGTGGATCAACATCATCATGGACGGACCGCCGGCTCAGAG TTTGGGGGTGGAGCCTGTGGACCGCGACATCATCAGGAAGCCTCCTCGCAACGTCGGAGACAGCATCATCACCCGCAGCCTGATTGTCAAAGTGCTCGTGTCGGCATTCATCATCGTCTGCGGGACGCTTTACGTCTTCTGGAGAGAG TTGCAGGACAACGTGATCACTCCTCGAGACACCACCATGACCTTCACCTGCTTCGTGTTCTTCGACATGTTCAACGCTCTGAGCTCCAGATCGCAG ACCCGGATGGTCCACGAGATGGGGCTGTGCAGCAACCGCACGTTCTGTTTCGCCGTCCTGGCCTCCATCATGGGGCAGCTGCTCGTCATCTACTTCCCTCCTCTGCAGAGCGTCTTCCAGACGGAGAGTCTCAGCGTCCTCG ACCTCGTCTTCCTCGTGTCCCTCACCTCCTCCGTCTGCGCCGTATCTGAGGTCATCAAGAAGGTGGAGAGGTGGAGAGGGGTGGAGAAGAGCCCCCCCTCTGACTTCTTCCACGAAGTATGA